DNA sequence from the Nesterenkonia lutea genome:
TCGTCGTGGGTCACGATCGGCGAGCCATAGCTGTAGGTGACCTCAGCCTCGGAATAGGTCTCGCGCAGAGATTCCTGCACCGATGGCATCGGCACGCCGATTCCCTTGTGCGGGAAGGTGCCGGCGGGGTATTTCGCCAGCACGTGGTTGGGGAAGGAGTAGCAGCCCATCATGGTGCGCGGCTCATCGGCGGAGGGCCCGACCACGGCGATCCGCTTCGCCGCCTGGGAGGCGGGGCTCAACGGCAGCACGCCGTCGTTCTTCAGCAGCACCAGGGACTTGGCGGCCACCTTGCGGGCCAGGTCGCGGTTGCCCGGGGAGTCCAGGTTCACCGACTCGTCGATCGCAGGGGACCAGTCGGCGTCGTCGTCACCGCGGTCGAGGAGACCGAGCTCGGCCTTCTGCCGCAGCACCCGGCGCACGGAGGTGTCGAGCACCGACTCCTCGAGCAGTCCGTCGCGGACCTGCTGGGGCAGGGTGCGGTAGCCGCCGGTGTGCGGAAGCTCCACATCGAGACCGGCGGTGATGGCAAGTCGGGCGGCCTCCGCCTGATCGGCGGCCACGCGGTGCATCTTCTCCAGGAAGGCCACGGACCAGTAGTCGGCGACCACAGTGCCCTCGAAGCCCCACTGTTCGCGCAGCACCTCGGTGAGCAGCCAGTGGGAGGCGGCCGGAGCCTCGCCGTCGATGTCGGCATATGAGTTCATGACCGATCCGACTTTTCCCTCCCGCACGGCAAGTTCGAAGGGGTAGAGGATGAGGTCGATCAGTTCGCGGCGACCCATGTGCACCGGGGCGTGGTTGCGCGCCGCCCGAGACGCTGCATAGCCGGCGAAGTGCTTGAGCGTGGCGATGATCCCGGCCGACTGCAGACCCTTCACATAGGCGGTGGCGAGGGTGCCGATCACGTAGGGATCCTCACCGATGGTCTCCTCCACTCGGCCCCAGCGGGCGTCGCGGACCACGTCGAGCACCGGGGAGAGCCCCTGCTGGACACCGGTGGCGGCCATGTCCGCACCGATCGCGGCGGCCATCTCCTCGATCAGCTCGGGGTCGAAGGTGGCTCCCCAGGCCAGCGACGTCGGATAGACCGTGGCCTGATACGCGGTGTAGCCGGTGAGGCACTCCTCGTGGGCGATCGCGGGAATGCCGAAGCGGTTCGCCGCCACCACCGCTGACTGGCGTCTGCGCAGATCTGCGGCGCCTTCGGACACGGAGAGTGCCACCGTGCCATAGGTGCGGGTCAGGTGACCCTCGCCGTCGATGATCTCGGACTCGAAGGGCAGCTTGCCGGAGGACATCGCGTCCTCCATCGGGGCGACCTCGCCCTGAGCGTCCTTGTCCTCGCGCATCTCCCAGTGCGAGCCGAGCTGGGAGACCTTCTCCTCCAGCGTCATCTCCGCCAGCAGCGCATCTGCACGCTCCTGCGCCGAGAGCGACGGGTCGTTCCATGGGCCTGTGATGCGTTCGGGGGTCTGCTTGCTCACGTATGAACTCCTTGGTTTGTCAGCGCAGCGGAGCTGCCGTCTTCGTTGCAGGCGCAGCGTGGCTGCCGTCTTGATTGCAGGCACAGCGAAGCTGCCGATCTCCAGATCGACAGCTTCACCGTGGGGTCAGCAGGTTGAGCCGACGGTCACTTGCCGAAGCCGGCAGTCAGACCGGCGACGATATGTCGGCGGGCGAATATATAGACCACCAGCAGCGGCAGCGCGGAGAGCACGACGGCGGCCAGGGTGGCCGGCACGTCGATGCCGAACTGGCCGCTGTACTCCCACAGGGACAGCGGCAGCACGCGCACATCGCTGCTCTGGGTGAGCACCAGTGGGAACAGGAAGCTGTTCCACACCTGCAGGGCCTGGTAGATGCCCACGGTCATCAGGGCCGGCTTCGCCATGGGCAGCACCAGGGAGAAGAGGATCCGCCATTCACCCGCCCCGTCGACCTTCATCGACTCGAAGAGCTCTGCCGGGATGTCGCGGACGAAGTTCACGATGATGAGCACACTCAGCGGGATCGCGAAGGCGATCTGCGGCAGGATCAGCGCCCAGAGAGTGTCATAGATGCCCAGCTGCTGGATCAGGTAGTACACCGGGATGATCGTGGCCTGCACCGGGATCGCGATTCCGAGCAGAATGATCTGGAAGAGGCGCTTGCCGCCCAGGGTGGTCGAGCGCGTGATGTAGTACGCCGCCATCACCGAGACCGAGAGCACCACGGCCACGGTGGAGAGCGTCACGATGACCGAGTTGCTGAAGTAGTGCAGGAAGTCGTTCTGCAGCACCTTGATGAACGGTGCGATCGTGGGGTTCGTCGAGGGCAGCAGCTGGTTGCTGGCTCGGAGGTCCTCGCTGGTGCGGAACGAGGTGATGAAGATGTAGTAGATGGGCAGGATGATGACCGCCAGCCAGAGCCAGCCGCCGATCCCAGCGAGGATGTTCGGCTTCTCCCCGGGGGCGCCGGTGCGTCGGACCTTGTTCTGCTTGATGTCGCCCCGGTCTGCTCCCGGCACCTCGGCAGGGACGCCTTTGCCGGCCTCGGGGGTCGCTGACTGTGTGCTTGCTGCGTGGGTCATCATGCGCCTGCCTTGTCGCTGTCCATCTTGGAGGAGCCCGAAAGGACGTTCAGCAAGAGGGAGAGGGTCAGTCCGATGGCTACGAGGATCACCGCGATGACCGAGGCGTAGCCGAGGTTGTATGAGGCGAATCCGGTCACGTACATGTCCAGAGGCAGGATGCGCACCGCATCAGCAGGCTGTCCCCCGGTGAGCACGTAGATCAGATCGAAGTAGGTGAGCGAGCCGACCAGCATCAGCGTGGAGGAGGTGATGATGGTGTAGCGCAGCTGCGGCAGAGTGATGGAGAAGAACTGCCGCAGGCGGCCTGCCCCGTCGATGGTGGCGGCCTCGTACATGGACGCCGGGATCTGGCGCACTCCGGCCTGATAGAGGAGGCCGTGGAAGGGGACGAAGCACCAGCCGACCACGAAGATCATCACCCACATGACCAGATCCGAGTTGGCCAGCCAATCATTGGGCAGCCACTCGAAGGGCAGTGCCGCAGAGAGTCCGTAGTTCGGAGAGAACAGCGACTGGAAGGTCAGACCCACGGCCACCGATGAGAACAGCAGGGGCAGGAAGTAGAGGACCGCGAGCAGGGCGCGGTAACGCTGCTGGCCTGCCATGAAGACACCGAGCAGCAGCGCGACGGGCGCCTGGAAGAGGTAGGAGCCCACGACGAACACGAGGGTCAGGCTCAGCGCGGTCCAGGTGAAGGGACGGTCGAAGAGGACTGCCGTCCAGTTGCTCAGCCCCACCCAGGTGGGGGAGCCCAGAACGTTCCACTCCATGAAGGAGATGACCACGACGCCGATGAGCGGGATCAGGGCGAATATTCCGAAGAAGAGGACAGCGGGCACTGCCATCAGGAACGAGGGTCCCTTGTGGCCCAGCCCGGAGGCCTTGCTTCGAGCAGCGGTTTCAGTCATGAGCTCGATTCAGATTCTTGTTGAGGGGAAAGACGATCGGTTCGGGGCGGCCGAAGGTGGCCGCCCCGAACCGATCTGGGGCCGTCAGAGGGAGTTCATCGCCTCGACGAACTCCTCGGGGGTCATGTCCCCGCGGAGGATCTGGGACAGGTTGTCCGTCAGCGGCTGGGCCACCTCGGGTGCGACTGCCTGGTCCCAGGAGAGTTGGAAGTTGTTGGCCTCGCCGACCAGCTCGCTGGAGAATTCGAGGAACTCAGCGTCCTCGGTCTCAGCGATCTCTTCCTCGATGTCGTTGAGCGGCGGCAGCGAGCCGGCCTCAAGCATCGCGTCCACGGTCTCCTCGTTGTAGAGGTTCTCGCTGATGTAGTCCGTGGCGATCTGCTGCTCCTCCTCCGAGGCGTCAGCGGAGACCGACCAGAAGTTGGCGGGGTTGCCCGTGATGTTCGACGGATCGCCGGCACCGTCTTCCAGGGTGGGGAAGGAGGTGAAGCCGAAGTTGCCCGACTCGGCGAACTCGGGGAAGTCCTGGTTGATGGTCGCGTAGACCCAGGAACCCTGCAGCAGCATGGCGGCCTGGCCGTCGGCGAGCAGCTGGGCGTCCTCGTTCTGATCGGCGGTGACGGAGTTGTAGGTGTCGATGTAGCCGCCGTTCTCGCCCAGGTCCTGCATGGTCTCCAGAGCGAACAGGATGGACTCGTTGTCCCACGCGCCCTCCTCACCTTCAACGACTGCCTGGAAGACCTCTTCGCCGCCGTGGCGGTCGGTGAGGTACTGCAGCCACATCAGTGCCGGCCAGACGGAACCGCCGGCCAGGGAGAAGGGAGCGACGTCGTTCTCGTTGAACACATCGATGGCCTCCTCGACCTCGGCCCAGGTCTCAGGGACCTCGAGGCCGACTTCGTCGAAGACTTCCTGGTTGTAGTACATGACGACCGGCTGCACATCGTTCAGCGGCACTGCGTAGGTGCTGCCGTCGACCTGACCGTTCTGCCAGACCGACTCGAAGACCCGCTCCTCGAGGTCCCCGGTCTCCCCGGTGAGATCCATGATGGCGTCCTGCTCGGCATACTCCAGGAGCGCGCCGCCGGCCCAAGACATGATCAGGGTCGGAGCTTCCCCGGAGCCGACCGCGGTGCGGATCTGGCCCTTATAGGAGTCGTTCTCGATGCCCTCGACGTCGATCTGTGCATCTTCGTTGGATTCGTTCCAGCGGTTGAAGTCCTCTTCGATGGCGGGCCAGCCGCCTCCGGTGAGGATCCAGGCGTTCGCCTCGGCGTCGCCGCCACCGTCTCCGCCACCGTCTCCGCCGCCACAGGCCGAGAGGGCCAGGAGGGAGGTCACGCCGAGGCCTGCTGTGGCTACTCGAGTTGTTCTACGCATCGTTGCGTCCTTTCTCATCAGGGCGAGCTCCGGCTCTGTACCGGTACATGGCCAAGCGCTCTGCATCACTCCGGATCGGCCGGGTGGGGAGGCTCAGCGGCACAGGGCCGAAGTCCAAACCAAATCCGTGTCTGGAAAGCCCGGAGTGAGCTGGCGCAGACTGTGATCTGGATTTCGTCTTGCCGTAAGACTAAATAGCCGCTGGGTGTGTGTCAAGACACAACAGATGACCGGCGTCACGCTGGTGCAACACGGAGAACCCGGGTGAGGAAACACCGAGCACCCCGGTGCAGGAGCACGGAGAACCCTGGTGCGGAAGCACCGAGAACCCTGGTGCAGGGGCACGGAGAACCCTGGTGCAGGAGCACCCCAGGCGAGGTGGTGGTTCTGGTCGCGGGGCCCGATCGCCAGCGCAGTGCGCGCCGACCGGGCCCCGCTGCAGAAGCGGCTCAGCAGGCTCAGTCGGTGGGCTGAGTCTCGTTCATGTTGGCCGCGAACTCCTCGGGGGTGATGTCCCCGGCGAAGATCTGGCCCAGGTTCTCCAGCAGCGGACGCTCCTGACTCGGGTCCACGGCCTGGTCCCAGGAGAGCTGGAAGTTGGGAGCATCCTGGACGATGCCGTAGGCGAAGCTCAGGAACTCAGGGTCCTCGGTCTCGGCGATCTTGTCCTCGAGGCCCTTGAGCGGGGGAATGTTGCCGGTCTCGAGCATGCCGTCGACATACTCGTCGTTGAAGAGCCACTCTGAGAGGTAATCGACGCCTGCCTGCTGCTCCTCCTCGGTGGCATTGGCGGAGACGGACCAGAAGTTGGCGGGGTTGCCGACGATGCTGTTCGGATCCCCCTCGCCGCCCTCGATCTCCGGGAAGGTGGTGACGCCGAGGTTGCCGGACTCCATG
Encoded proteins:
- a CDS encoding glycoside hydrolase family 3 N-terminal domain-containing protein, whose protein sequence is MSKQTPERITGPWNDPSLSAQERADALLAEMTLEEKVSQLGSHWEMREDKDAQGEVAPMEDAMSSGKLPFESEIIDGEGHLTRTYGTVALSVSEGAADLRRRQSAVVAANRFGIPAIAHEECLTGYTAYQATVYPTSLAWGATFDPELIEEMAAAIGADMAATGVQQGLSPVLDVVRDARWGRVEETIGEDPYVIGTLATAYVKGLQSAGIIATLKHFAGYAASRAARNHAPVHMGRRELIDLILYPFELAVREGKVGSVMNSYADIDGEAPAASHWLLTEVLREQWGFEGTVVADYWSVAFLEKMHRVAADQAEAARLAITAGLDVELPHTGGYRTLPQQVRDGLLEESVLDTSVRRVLRQKAELGLLDRGDDDADWSPAIDESVNLDSPGNRDLARKVAAKSLVLLKNDGVLPLSPASQAAKRIAVVGPSADEPRTMMGCYSFPNHVLAKYPAGTFPHKGIGVPMPSVQESLRETYSEAEVTYSYGSPIVTHDDSQIPEAAASAAAADIAVVTVGDLAGMFGAGTSGEGCDVEDLRLPGAQHELVEAVLATGTPVVLVVISGRPYALGGLAERCAAVVQGFFPGEEGGPAIVDLLSGAIEPTGRLPIGVPVHPGGQPSGYIAAPLGLNSQGVSNLDPTPLYPFGHGLSYTTVEYSELSVSAAELAVDGAAQVSVTVSNTGARPADEVVQLYFGDRVASVARPVRQLLGYAKVELDPGQSRTVTFEVHADRFSFTGVDHRRIVEPGAIDLWAGRSVGDLPLQTELHLTGAVREIQGQRVLTTPATVS
- a CDS encoding carbohydrate ABC transporter permease, which produces MTHAASTQSATPEAGKGVPAEVPGADRGDIKQNKVRRTGAPGEKPNILAGIGGWLWLAVIILPIYYIFITSFRTSEDLRASNQLLPSTNPTIAPFIKVLQNDFLHYFSNSVIVTLSTVAVVLSVSVMAAYYITRSTTLGGKRLFQIILLGIAIPVQATIIPVYYLIQQLGIYDTLWALILPQIAFAIPLSVLIIVNFVRDIPAELFESMKVDGAGEWRILFSLVLPMAKPALMTVGIYQALQVWNSFLFPLVLTQSSDVRVLPLSLWEYSGQFGIDVPATLAAVVLSALPLLVVYIFARRHIVAGLTAGFGK
- a CDS encoding carbohydrate ABC transporter permease, giving the protein MTETAARSKASGLGHKGPSFLMAVPAVLFFGIFALIPLIGVVVISFMEWNVLGSPTWVGLSNWTAVLFDRPFTWTALSLTLVFVVGSYLFQAPVALLLGVFMAGQQRYRALLAVLYFLPLLFSSVAVGLTFQSLFSPNYGLSAALPFEWLPNDWLANSDLVMWVMIFVVGWCFVPFHGLLYQAGVRQIPASMYEAATIDGAGRLRQFFSITLPQLRYTIITSSTLMLVGSLTYFDLIYVLTGGQPADAVRILPLDMYVTGFASYNLGYASVIAVILVAIGLTLSLLLNVLSGSSKMDSDKAGA
- a CDS encoding extracellular solute-binding protein, translating into MRRTTRVATAGLGVTSLLALSACGGGDGGGDGGGDAEANAWILTGGGWPAIEEDFNRWNESNEDAQIDVEGIENDSYKGQIRTAVGSGEAPTLIMSWAGGALLEYAEQDAIMDLTGETGDLEERVFESVWQNGQVDGSTYAVPLNDVQPVVMYYNQEVFDEVGLEVPETWAEVEEAIDVFNENDVAPFSLAGGSVWPALMWLQYLTDRHGGEEVFQAVVEGEEGAWDNESILFALETMQDLGENGGYIDTYNSVTADQNEDAQLLADGQAAMLLQGSWVYATINQDFPEFAESGNFGFTSFPTLEDGAGDPSNITGNPANFWSVSADASEEEQQIATDYISENLYNEETVDAMLEAGSLPPLNDIEEEIAETEDAEFLEFSSELVGEANNFQLSWDQAVAPEVAQPLTDNLSQILRGDMTPEEFVEAMNSL